The genomic segment GTTCTCGGCGATGGCGAGATTCGTCTCCAGCGCGGGGAGGAGGGCCTCCGCGGTCTGGTAATCGATCTGATAGCGGGTGACCAGATCGAGATCGCTCATCTGGGCGGCTTCCAGCGTGGTCTTCTTGAGCGACTTGAGCGAGTGGGCGCCGGCGCCCTTCGAGAGATAGCGGGCGATCTGTTGGATCTCGTAGCCGATCACGACCAGGGCATCGAGTTCGACGTCATGATAGTCGAACTTCATCTGGGCGAGATTACCGCTGGTGTGCTCGCGGATGACGCGGAGCATGGCGGCGCCCTCCGCGTGCGTGCCATCGGTGGCCTCGCGGGTGCGGTGGGTGCCGAGACGGTAGCTGGTGTAGCGGGTGATGGCACCCTCCTGGAAGAGCAGGGCGCGGGTATTCCCGGGGCCGACGTGGACAACCAAGGTGCAGCGGCGCTTCATGGCCGGGGTGTCTTTCAGGCGGCGGCGGGTCTTCAGATAGATCAGGCGGGTCATCTCGCCGTCATCGATCGGGTTGATCGAGAGGCCGCAGGCGATGCGGATGCGGTTGAGGAAGACGTCGTAGTTGGTCGCCTCGATCAGGATATTGGTGGCGACGGCGCGGGTAATGTTATGTCCATCCGCGCCGTATTCGGCGAGGGCGTCCTGATAGTCCTCGAGGATGGAGACGATGCGCTCGGTGGTCTCCGCGCTGACCTTGCCGTGGCGGAAGACATCGCGGGCCAAGGGGGCGGGCTGCTCGAGGAAATCCACGGCGCGGTGGGAGCCATTCGGCAGGACCTCCGCGACGAGCAGAGAGACGGAACTGGCCCCGACGTGAATCGCGGTGACGAGCGATCCGGTGGCGTCGGCAGTCGAGGCGGAAGACATCGGCCAAAGACAGCGCGGGAGCAGCGGCCTTTCAATGACGAATGTGTGACGGTGAAAGAACACGGGAGTCCATGCTTGCCATGACGAGGGCCTGCGGATGACCATGGGCCGCGATGAAAATCGGCGAATCCATCAAGCGGTACCGGGTGAAACCCGGAGACAAGGTGGACCTCGCCGCGTGGGATGCCGGCGATTGCTCGCTTTTCAGCGGTGGCAAGATCGAGTCCCAGACGGTTTTCGACGAGCTGCGGGACGAGTTGCAGGCGCTGCAGAAGGTGCTCTATGCGCAGAACAAGCACCGCGTGCTGATCGTGCTGCAGGCGATGGACACCGGCGGCAAGGACGGGTGCGTGAAGCATGTCTTCTCCCGGGTGGATCCGCAGGGGGTGAACGTGAAGGCCTTCAAGAAGCCGAGCGAGGAGGAGCTGGCCCACGATTTCCTGTGGCGGGTGCATCCGCATGTGCCGGGGAACGGCCAGATCGTGATCTTCAACCGCAGCCACTACGAGGACATCCTGGCGGTGCGGGTGAAGAAGCTCTTCGGCGACGAGGTGTGGAAGCGGCGTTACCGGCACGTGACGGACTTCGAGCGGATGCTGGCGGAGGAGGGGACGACGATCATCAAGATGTTCCTGCAGATCTCGAAGGACGAGCAGAAGCGCCGGCTGGAATCCCGGCTGGCGAATCCGGCGAAGCACTGGAAGCTCAACCCGGACGACATGTCCGACCGCGCGCGCTGGAGTGAATTCCAGAAGGCGTATGAGGATCTGATCGAGAAGACGAGCACGGACCAAGCGCCGTGGTACATCATCCCGGGCGACCGGAAGTGGTACCGCAACCTGGTGGTGGCGCGGATCATGGTGGATACGCTGCGGGGGCTGCGGATGGATTACCCGAAGCCGGACTGGGATCCCGCCTCCGTGAAGATCGTTTGAGAATGAGGCTACACCTGTTAGCTCCGGTGATCTGCGTGGCGGTTCTCTCCGCTTGCGGAACGGGCGAGAAGGAGAAGAAGGAGCCCGAGCAGCTCGATCCGTATCGCTCGCTGATGTCCGAGCGGGTCAACGCGGTGATCTACTCGGGCAAGCGGCCGGCGAAGGTGATGGAGGAGCTGGGGCTGCTCGGGATCGCTCCCGGCAAGGACTTCGAAGAGTTCAAGGAAGAGAGCAAAATCGACGACTGGTTCACGACGGAGGAACACCCGATCGGGCCGGTACGATACACCTCCCTGACCTGCGGGCTTTCCCCGGTGGTGGATGAAGAGGGGGAAATGGTCCGCTTCTACCGGAACCGGAAATTGATCGAGGGTGAGATGCAGCCGGAGATCTTCCTGGGGCCTGGGGACGAGTAAGATAAGGGAGGTCGGAGGGGCGCTCCGGGCGGTATAAGTTACCCGGAAATCGCGGATCTAACCCAAACCCGCTTTTTCTTAATCCCAAAGAGACGCGATATTTCGC from the Luteolibacter rhizosphaerae genome contains:
- a CDS encoding HD domain-containing protein, whose product is MSSASTADATGSLVTAIHVGASSVSLLVAEVLPNGSHRAVDFLEQPAPLARDVFRHGKVSAETTERIVSILEDYQDALAEYGADGHNITRAVATNILIEATNYDVFLNRIRIACGLSINPIDDGEMTRLIYLKTRRRLKDTPAMKRRCTLVVHVGPGNTRALLFQEGAITRYTSYRLGTHRTREATDGTHAEGAAMLRVIREHTSGNLAQMKFDYHDVELDALVVIGYEIQQIARYLSKGAGAHSLKSLKKTTLEAAQMSDLDLVTRYQIDYQTAEALLPALETNLAIAENFGLKEVHIPSSDYEQGILQDLLVSGSLVGTLDQEVLRSARILALRYQSDPRHGEHVAKICQHLFSELQQLHGMTKHDAMLLQVAAILHEVGTFVSPRAHHKHSEYIILNSEIFGLDRQDITMVAMISRYHRHSGPRIDHPNYRDLDTVDRIRVSKLSALLRVADALERTHDQRVHEIVIRRDDRRLRLVLPGVTDAAVERLAMASKGDLFEQVFGLEVVIDDAG
- a CDS encoding polyphosphate kinase 2 family protein, which encodes MKIGESIKRYRVKPGDKVDLAAWDAGDCSLFSGGKIESQTVFDELRDELQALQKVLYAQNKHRVLIVLQAMDTGGKDGCVKHVFSRVDPQGVNVKAFKKPSEEELAHDFLWRVHPHVPGNGQIVIFNRSHYEDILAVRVKKLFGDEVWKRRYRHVTDFERMLAEEGTTIIKMFLQISKDEQKRRLESRLANPAKHWKLNPDDMSDRARWSEFQKAYEDLIEKTSTDQAPWYIIPGDRKWYRNLVVARIMVDTLRGLRMDYPKPDWDPASVKIV